Proteins encoded by one window of Dialister pneumosintes:
- a CDS encoding TRAP transporter permease: MDDRINSHSTNKDIEEKIKKLDKESATVEYTGFWGKLISCICICFSLFHIYTGFFGTFDAMIQRCIHLSFGISLVFLLCPTKNSWIREGKVHPVDLSLAITSLIPPLYILLNYQSLILRAGTVTQVDFIIGLLGILMVLEAARRIVGWSIVCVVLLFLGYGYFGPYLPGPLAHRGLTLQQMVSHLFFTTEGVYGIPLGVSSTFIFLFILFGAYLEKTGLGKFFIDISNAIAGWASGGPAKVSVISSALQGTISGSSVANVVGSGSFTIPMMKKLGYKKDFAGAVEAAASTGGQIMPPIMGAAAFLMAEFIGVPYMSIVKAAIVPAMLYFIGVFLGVHFEAKKECLEGTPRNKLPPIKDIMKEEGHLAIPLISIIGLLASGYTPMKAALAGIVISIFTAMLRETTRMTFNDIVSGLIKGARGALGVLIACAAAGMIIGVVTKTGVGLKLASFLVGLSGGHMILLLFCTMITSLILGMGVPTTANYVITSTIAAPALIGVGVPLLAAHMFVFYFGIIADITPPVALAAFAGSAISGGNPLKTAVNASKLGIAAFIVPYVFVLSPAILGINATALQMGFTTITALIGMIGVSAAMIGYFYRRVPLVLRIVLFGAGLCLIDPTPMTDLVGAGIMLSILVYQYMTKTREYKV, translated from the coding sequence AAGATATAGAAGAAAAAATAAAAAAACTGGATAAAGAATCTGCTACTGTAGAATATACAGGATTTTGGGGAAAGCTGATCTCTTGTATATGTATTTGTTTCTCTTTGTTCCATATTTATACAGGATTCTTTGGTACTTTTGATGCTATGATTCAACGTTGTATCCATCTGAGTTTTGGAATTTCTTTAGTATTTTTACTTTGTCCAACTAAAAATTCTTGGATTCGTGAAGGAAAAGTACATCCGGTAGACTTAAGTTTAGCTATTACATCTCTTATTCCTCCGTTGTATATACTGTTAAATTATCAATCACTAATTCTACGTGCAGGGACTGTAACACAAGTTGATTTTATTATAGGACTGCTAGGAATACTTATGGTGTTGGAAGCAGCTCGACGTATCGTAGGTTGGTCTATTGTATGTGTAGTATTATTATTCCTTGGATATGGATATTTTGGACCTTATTTACCAGGACCTTTGGCACATAGAGGATTAACACTTCAACAAATGGTTAGTCATTTGTTTTTCACAACAGAAGGCGTTTATGGTATACCGCTGGGAGTATCGTCCACTTTCATTTTCTTATTTATTTTATTTGGTGCATATTTAGAAAAAACAGGGTTAGGAAAATTTTTTATTGATATTTCCAACGCAATTGCCGGGTGGGCATCGGGAGGTCCTGCTAAAGTTTCTGTTATTTCCAGTGCTTTACAAGGAACTATATCCGGGAGTTCTGTAGCAAATGTTGTGGGATCCGGTTCTTTCACGATTCCTATGATGAAGAAATTGGGGTACAAAAAAGATTTTGCAGGTGCCGTAGAAGCGGCAGCATCTACTGGTGGACAAATTATGCCGCCTATTATGGGAGCAGCAGCGTTTTTAATGGCTGAATTTATTGGTGTTCCCTATATGAGCATTGTCAAAGCGGCTATTGTACCGGCTATGTTATATTTTATTGGAGTATTTTTAGGTGTACATTTTGAAGCGAAAAAAGAATGCTTGGAAGGTACTCCGAGAAATAAGTTACCACCAATTAAAGATATCATGAAAGAAGAAGGTCATTTAGCTATTCCTCTTATATCTATTATTGGACTTCTTGCTTCCGGATATACCCCGATGAAAGCAGCGTTGGCAGGAATAGTAATTTCTATTTTTACCGCCATGCTTCGAGAAACGACTCGTATGACATTTAATGATATTGTAAGCGGGTTAATAAAAGGGGCTAGAGGTGCTTTAGGTGTACTTATTGCTTGTGCAGCAGCCGGTATGATTATTGGAGTTGTGACTAAAACCGGTGTGGGATTGAAATTAGCTTCCTTTTTGGTTGGGTTATCTGGGGGACATATGATTCTCCTTCTTTTCTGCACTATGATTACATCTTTGATTTTAGGGATGGGAGTTCCTACTACTGCCAACTACGTAATTACTTCTACTATTGCTGCACCGGCATTAATTGGTGTGGGGGTTCCTTTATTGGCGGCACATATGTTTGTATTTTATTTTGGTATTATTGCAGATATTACACCCCCTGTTGCTTTAGCAGCATTTGCCGGATCTGCTATTTCAGGAGGAAATCCGTTGAAAACAGCAGTTAACGCCTCAAAACTTGGAATAGCAGCATTTATTGTTCCCTACGTGTTTGTATTGTCTCCGGCTATTTTAGGGATTAATGCGACCGCATTGCAGATGGGATTTACGACTATAACGGCATTGATTGGAATGATTGGTGTTAGTGCAGCTATGATTGGATATTTTTATCGTAGAGTTCCACTTGTATTGAGGATAGTATTATTTGGAGCAGGATTATGTTTAATTGATCCAACACCTATGACAGATTTGGTTGGGGCAGGTATTATGCTTTCTATTTTAGTTTATCAGTATATGACTAAAACAAGAGAGTATAAGGTATAA
- a CDS encoding diacylglycerol/lipid kinase family protein codes for MERNTTCTIIVNPTSGKERAPKYIPLLHSILSKKYEDIIIKLTEGPGEAKKFAKQAAENNRDIICMGGDGTINEVINGMVPVNSNSALGFVPFGTVNDLARALGIPRSPKGAIKIFENATVTSIDVGGINDQYFINIVAAGLLPEAMSQVTIKEKTLFGSMAYFMKAFQVFPKQKSYHFRIEEKNGTVIQTTSPLIAGMLTDSAGSFRNLIPEEERRSGMIKLALFRNFEWFRAIRQAPLLLTGQQMGEDFLTVIGIKSAKISIENAPNKELWTNVDGEKGPHFPIYLEILPSKLPVLVPAHRKTSPIHIPDMVNKVKSQLTHLWEELPEPYQNPMENRKSKVSKKEITNP; via the coding sequence ATGGAGCGTAATACGACCTGCACTATTATTGTTAACCCCACATCCGGAAAAGAACGAGCACCCAAATATATTCCTTTACTACACTCTATCCTTTCAAAAAAATATGAAGATATTATCATAAAATTAACAGAAGGTCCCGGAGAAGCGAAAAAATTTGCTAAACAAGCAGCGGAAAACAATCGGGATATTATATGCATGGGTGGTGACGGAACTATTAACGAGGTTATCAATGGCATGGTTCCTGTCAATAGCAATTCCGCTTTGGGATTTGTTCCTTTCGGAACTGTTAACGATTTAGCCAGAGCATTAGGTATTCCCCGCTCACCAAAAGGGGCTATTAAAATTTTTGAAAATGCAACAGTAACGTCTATCGATGTTGGCGGAATTAACGATCAGTATTTCATTAATATTGTAGCTGCCGGACTTTTGCCGGAAGCAATGAGTCAAGTAACCATTAAAGAAAAAACATTATTCGGCTCTATGGCTTATTTTATGAAAGCTTTTCAAGTATTTCCAAAACAAAAATCTTACCATTTTCGTATTGAAGAAAAGAATGGAACTGTTATCCAAACAACATCTCCACTCATTGCCGGTATGTTAACAGATTCTGCCGGTAGTTTTAGAAATCTCATCCCTGAAGAAGAACGTCGCTCAGGAATGATTAAGTTAGCCCTTTTTCGAAATTTTGAATGGTTTCGTGCCATTCGACAAGCACCTCTGCTTCTTACCGGTCAGCAGATGGGCGAAGATTTTTTAACAGTTATCGGAATAAAAAGTGCTAAAATTTCAATTGAAAATGCTCCTAATAAAGAGCTTTGGACGAATGTAGATGGAGAAAAGGGACCCCATTTCCCAATATATTTAGAGATTCTTCCTTCTAAACTTCCCGTATTAGTACCTGCACACAGAAAAACTTCCCCTATCCACATCCCTGATATGGTAAATAAGGTAAAAAGTCAATTAACACATTTGTGGGAAGAACTCCCTGAACCTTATCAGAATCCTATGGAAAATAGAAAATCAAAAGTATCAAAAAAAGAAATAACAAATCCCTAA
- a CDS encoding asparaginase, producing the protein MNNVQKNILIITTGGTIAMQRDSVTGELTQAISGKSLVAGIPQLEHVASIQVKEFSNTPSEYMTPSMMLRLAQYIQEIDHSSIHGYVITHGTDTMEETAFLLNHAVNVDKPICITGAMRGADALSADGPANLLAAVVAAASEKTQHMGVLVVMNNEIFLADEVIKSHTTASDAFCSNVLGSIGKIFEGEVYIRNVKQNKFIVASPDVGSNVWIVTCGAGMDSTFCESALTAAIDGLVVEGFGCGNVPLGMVKGLRKLVQEGIPVILCSRTHHGYITKEYGGEGGVSALEKDGIILSGHLVSSKARILLLLLIGAGYSINEMRTVYKLFS; encoded by the coding sequence ATGAATAACGTACAGAAGAATATTCTGATTATTACAACAGGGGGCACTATTGCTATGCAAAGAGACTCTGTGACAGGGGAATTAACTCAGGCTATATCGGGGAAGTCACTGGTAGCCGGTATTCCGCAATTAGAACATGTAGCATCTATACAGGTAAAAGAATTTTCTAATACTCCAAGTGAATATATGACGCCTTCTATGATGTTGCGACTTGCACAATACATACAAGAAATAGATCATTCATCTATTCATGGGTATGTTATTACACATGGAACAGATACTATGGAAGAAACTGCCTTCTTGTTGAATCATGCTGTAAATGTTGATAAACCCATTTGTATTACCGGGGCTATGCGTGGAGCAGATGCGTTAAGTGCTGATGGGCCTGCTAATCTGTTAGCTGCAGTAGTTGCTGCTGCCAGTGAAAAAACTCAACATATGGGAGTTTTAGTAGTGATGAATAATGAAATATTTTTAGCGGATGAAGTTATTAAATCGCATACAACTGCATCGGATGCGTTTTGTTCAAATGTTCTTGGTTCTATTGGTAAAATTTTTGAAGGAGAAGTATATATAAGAAATGTAAAACAAAACAAATTTATTGTTGCATCTCCGGACGTGGGGAGTAATGTGTGGATTGTAACTTGTGGAGCCGGAATGGACTCTACTTTTTGTGAGAGTGCATTGACTGCAGCAATAGATGGACTGGTTGTAGAGGGATTTGGTTGTGGGAATGTCCCTCTTGGCATGGTTAAAGGACTAAGAAAGTTAGTACAAGAAGGCATACCGGTTATTCTTTGTTCTCGTACGCATCATGGATATATAACTAAAGAGTATGGAGGAGAAGGTGGTGTGTCTGCATTGGAAAAAGATGGGATTATTCTATCGGGGCATTTAGTAAGTTCAAAAGCAAGAATTTTATTATTATTGCTTATAGGAGCAGGTTATTCTATAAATGAAATGCGTACAGTTTATAAATTATTTTCGTAA
- a CDS encoding 3-deoxy-7-phosphoheptulonate synthase, producing MNERLKFIKKLPTPIELQELFPINATLSHIKEQRDKQLQNILTGKDSRLLLIIGPCSADNETSVLDYMTRLSQIREEVSDKIFIIPRVYTNKPRTIGTGYKGMLHQPNLEKKENLIAGIIAVRELNTRIIKETGFTCSDEILYPETYLYLSDVLSYATIGARSVEDQLHRMIASGVNIPVGMKNPTSGDLSVLLNSISAAQHKQQFLFRGWEVATTGNPFAHAILRGYVDKFGNDSPNYHCEHLQRLMHSYQKRKLQNPAVIVDCNHANSNKKYLEQIRIAKDVLLSRRESTGLSQLIKGLMIESYIEDGCQPTHGGVYGKSITDPCLGWNKTKELIYTLREELDL from the coding sequence ATGAATGAAAGATTAAAATTTATAAAAAAATTACCCACACCGATAGAGTTACAAGAGCTATTCCCTATAAACGCTACTCTTTCTCATATAAAGGAACAACGTGATAAACAACTACAAAATATTTTAACGGGAAAAGATTCTCGTTTGCTGCTGATTATCGGCCCCTGTTCTGCAGATAATGAAACCAGCGTTCTTGACTATATGACTCGACTATCCCAAATTCGAGAAGAAGTTTCTGATAAAATTTTTATAATTCCTCGTGTTTATACAAACAAACCTCGTACTATAGGCACCGGTTATAAGGGTATGCTCCATCAGCCAAACTTGGAGAAAAAAGAAAATTTAATCGCCGGAATTATTGCTGTAAGAGAACTGAATACAAGAATCATTAAAGAAACTGGATTTACTTGTTCAGATGAAATTTTATATCCTGAAACCTATTTATACTTATCCGATGTTCTTTCCTATGCAACCATTGGCGCTCGTTCTGTGGAAGATCAATTACACAGAATGATTGCCAGCGGAGTAAATATCCCTGTAGGGATGAAAAACCCTACTTCCGGTGATTTATCCGTATTATTAAACTCGATTTCCGCTGCCCAACATAAACAGCAATTTTTATTTAGAGGTTGGGAAGTAGCAACTACAGGAAACCCTTTTGCCCATGCCATTTTACGTGGTTATGTAGATAAATTTGGTAACGATTCTCCTAATTACCATTGTGAACATTTACAACGACTCATGCATTCTTATCAAAAACGAAAATTGCAAAACCCTGCAGTTATTGTGGATTGTAATCATGCTAACTCCAATAAAAAATACTTAGAACAAATTCGTATTGCAAAAGATGTCTTACTAAGTCGTAGAGAATCTACAGGGCTTTCTCAACTCATAAAAGGACTTATGATTGAAAGTTATATTGAAGATGGTTGCCAACCAACACATGGAGGTGTATATGGTAAATCAATTACAGACCCTTGTTTAGGTTGGAACAAAACAAAAGAATTAATTTATACGCTACGAGAAGAACTGGACTTATAA
- a CDS encoding metallophosphoesterase codes for MNLYAFSDFHLSGNPPTKPMDIFGDHWKNHREKIITSWLNTIRAEDTVIMAGDLSWATHLSDALDDLHMLSTLPGRKIIVRGNHDYWWDTVTKMTKMTHGEFEFIHNSTCKVGNIALAGTRGWIAETSKKLTESDKKILLREEGRMERSLAEAKKISSEIIAILHYPPFDEMRNPTHMLEIIKSYGVKKCIYGHIHGHANFTNLPDELLGVKLSLTSADYLDFKPFLVQSEVSL; via the coding sequence ATGAATTTATATGCATTTAGTGATTTTCATTTATCCGGTAATCCGCCAACTAAACCTATGGATATATTTGGCGACCACTGGAAAAATCATCGTGAAAAAATTATTACTTCTTGGTTAAATACAATAAGAGCTGAAGATACGGTTATCATGGCAGGTGATTTATCTTGGGCAACACATCTAAGTGATGCTTTAGATGATTTGCATATGTTAAGCACTCTTCCGGGACGTAAAATTATTGTGCGAGGTAACCATGACTACTGGTGGGACACTGTAACAAAAATGACAAAAATGACACATGGAGAATTTGAATTTATACATAATTCTACTTGTAAGGTTGGAAATATAGCATTAGCAGGCACTCGTGGTTGGATTGCTGAGACTTCAAAAAAACTTACTGAATCTGATAAAAAAATTCTCCTTCGCGAAGAAGGGCGAATGGAAAGAAGTCTAGCAGAAGCAAAAAAGATTTCTTCAGAAATTATTGCGATTTTACATTACCCTCCATTTGACGAAATGAGAAACCCTACACATATGTTAGAAATCATAAAATCATATGGAGTAAAAAAATGCATATACGGACATATACATGGTCATGCTAATTTCACAAACTTACCTGATGAACTATTAGGTGTAAAGCTTTCCCTAACATCTGCTGATTACTTGGATTTTAAACCATTTTTAGTCCAAAGCGAGGTTTCTTTATGA
- a CDS encoding DUF4931 domain-containing protein, with protein sequence MFSQIQLDLDINKNKPFTNKKEDCPFCNPNNLTNILEKRDDLIWLINKYPVLSNTWPTVIIETLNHNNILATYTKDKLHEVFSFGISRWLKISQNPKFKSTIYFRNEGPESGGSLSHPHSQIIGLCDIDYKECISKKNFEGICFYEDRDCNACISNYPIGSIIEFNIQLKPDGHISKFADTLQTIVQYLQKDFIIPVTSYNLFFYQINHLITAKITPYYKTSPLYRGYQITPILKQKHLHTIYNNIISYFGG encoded by the coding sequence ATGTTTTCCCAAATACAATTAGATTTAGATATAAATAAAAATAAGCCATTTACTAATAAAAAAGAGGACTGCCCATTTTGCAATCCTAATAATTTAACTAACATATTAGAAAAAAGAGACGACCTCATTTGGCTTATAAATAAATATCCTGTATTAAGTAACACTTGGCCCACTGTAATTATTGAAACTCTAAATCATAATAATATCTTAGCTACTTATACAAAAGATAAGCTTCATGAAGTATTCTCTTTCGGAATTTCCAGATGGCTTAAAATCTCACAAAATCCAAAATTTAAATCTACGATTTATTTTAGAAATGAAGGACCGGAGTCCGGTGGATCCTTATCACATCCTCACTCACAAATCATAGGATTATGTGATATCGATTACAAAGAATGCATTTCTAAAAAAAACTTTGAAGGTATCTGTTTTTATGAAGATAGAGATTGTAATGCATGTATTTCTAATTATCCTATAGGAAGTATTATAGAATTTAATATCCAATTAAAACCGGATGGACATATTTCAAAATTTGCCGATACCCTTCAAACGATAGTACAATACTTACAAAAAGATTTTATAATTCCGGTCACAAGCTACAATTTATTCTTTTATCAAATTAATCATCTTATTACCGCAAAAATAACTCCTTATTATAAAACAAGTCCTTTATATCGTGGCTATCAAATTACACCTATATTAAAACAAAAACACTTGCATACAATTTATAATAATATAATATCTTATTTTGGAGGTTGA
- a CDS encoding amino acid ABC transporter substrate-binding protein → MNWKKAVALGIVAVGAVSLFTGCGNSTNNSNSSSKPNKIIAGLDDTFAPMGYRDDNGQIIGFDVDMARAIGKEIGVEIEFKPIDWGSKETELSSGRIDCIWNGLSMTPERKEKMDFTNPYMNNDQVYVVLNDSSYQSAEDLKGKNVCGQEGSTGEAAMNANEELKNSFAQFKTYPEFTSCYMDLDAGRMDAVVVDSVMADYYMTKVPNKYRVLPGNVAREQFGVAVKKGNEELVKLLNDGMKKVIDSGEASQISNKWFKRDAIAKA, encoded by the coding sequence ATGAACTGGAAAAAAGCAGTAGCATTAGGTATAGTAGCAGTAGGGGCGGTTTCTTTATTTACCGGTTGCGGAAATTCTACAAATAATAGTAATTCTTCAAGTAAACCGAATAAAATTATTGCCGGGTTAGATGACACTTTTGCTCCTATGGGGTATAGAGATGATAATGGACAAATCATAGGGTTTGATGTGGATATGGCACGTGCTATCGGAAAAGAAATTGGAGTTGAAATCGAGTTTAAACCTATTGATTGGGGTAGTAAAGAAACAGAGTTAAGTTCTGGACGTATTGATTGTATCTGGAATGGGCTTTCCATGACCCCGGAACGTAAAGAAAAAATGGACTTTACAAATCCATATATGAATAATGACCAAGTATATGTGGTTTTGAATGATTCTTCTTATCAATCTGCAGAAGATTTAAAAGGGAAGAATGTATGCGGACAGGAAGGCTCTACCGGTGAAGCAGCAATGAATGCAAATGAAGAGTTAAAAAATTCTTTTGCACAATTTAAGACATATCCTGAATTCACTTCTTGTTACATGGATTTAGATGCGGGGCGTATGGACGCTGTAGTTGTTGATAGTGTAATGGCAGATTATTATATGACTAAAGTTCCTAATAAGTATCGTGTATTACCGGGGAATGTAGCACGTGAACAATTCGGCGTAGCGGTAAAGAAAGGAAATGAAGAATTAGTTAAACTTTTAAATGATGGAATGAAAAAGGTTATTGACAGTGGAGAAGCTTCACAGATTAGTAACAAATGGTTTAAGAGAGATGCTATTGCGAAAGCTTAA
- a CDS encoding amino acid ABC transporter permease yields MTEYIIKILPSMISGLGVSAEIFFFTIILSLPLGILLALVRISQIGVFRKLAEAYIYLMRGTPLMLQILFIYYGLPLIPGLEIQLGDFSSAIIAFVANYAAYFAEIFRGGIQSINRGQYEGSKVLGFTYKQTMWYIVLPQVIKRVLPPLGNETITLLKDTSLVYILAMNDLMRVTRSLVQRDVDTTPFLVAAVFYLICTFVLTRMLNYMEKRYAVYEE; encoded by the coding sequence ATGACAGAATATATTATAAAAATCTTGCCGAGTATGATTAGTGGATTAGGTGTATCGGCAGAGATATTTTTCTTCACAATTATCTTGTCACTTCCTCTTGGTATATTATTAGCTTTAGTAAGAATTTCTCAAATAGGGGTTTTTAGAAAGTTGGCAGAGGCATATATTTATCTTATGCGTGGTACGCCGTTAATGCTGCAGATTTTGTTTATCTACTATGGACTTCCTTTAATTCCCGGATTAGAAATTCAGTTGGGTGATTTCTCATCGGCAATTATTGCTTTTGTTGCTAATTATGCAGCTTATTTTGCAGAGATTTTTCGTGGGGGAATTCAATCTATTAATAGAGGGCAATATGAAGGATCTAAGGTTCTTGGTTTTACATATAAGCAAACGATGTGGTATATAGTACTTCCTCAAGTTATTAAGCGAGTATTACCTCCTTTAGGAAATGAAACTATTACTTTACTCAAGGATACCTCTTTAGTATATATCCTAGCGATGAATGATTTAATGCGAGTAACACGTTCGTTGGTACAACGAGACGTAGACACTACTCCATTTTTAGTGGCAGCTGTTTTTTATTTAATATGTACTTTTGTTTTAACACGTATGTTGAATTATATGGAAAAGCGTTATGCTGTATATGAAGAATAA
- a CDS encoding amino acid ABC transporter ATP-binding protein, whose protein sequence is MAFIEMRNIVKEFGSIQVLRGVDLSLEKGQVMSIIGPSGAGKSTFLRCLNHLETIQRGSICVNGRYIAKEEKGKTVYSSEQEIRDICFTMGMVFQSFNLFPHMTVLENIMAAPIYVKKIGKEEIYPKAKALLEKVGLWEKRTVYPGSLSGGQKQRVAIARALAMNPEILLFDEPTSALDPELTGEVLKTIKQLADEDMTMIIVTHEMAFAKFVSDKVVFMVDGKIEEEGTSEQIFENPKSERTKAFLNHTLT, encoded by the coding sequence ATGGCTTTTATCGAAATGAGAAATATCGTAAAAGAATTTGGCTCTATTCAAGTTCTTCGTGGGGTAGATTTATCTTTAGAAAAAGGACAGGTTATGTCCATTATTGGACCTTCCGGAGCAGGGAAGAGTACATTTTTACGTTGTTTAAACCATTTGGAAACTATTCAACGGGGAAGTATATGCGTAAATGGAAGGTATATTGCTAAAGAAGAAAAGGGAAAAACAGTATATTCTTCCGAACAGGAGATTCGAGATATTTGTTTTACAATGGGAATGGTATTTCAATCTTTTAATTTATTTCCGCACATGACCGTTTTAGAAAATATAATGGCAGCTCCTATTTATGTAAAGAAAATAGGCAAAGAAGAAATTTATCCTAAAGCTAAAGCATTGTTAGAGAAAGTAGGATTATGGGAGAAAAGAACTGTTTATCCGGGAAGTCTTTCGGGGGGGCAAAAACAACGTGTAGCTATTGCTAGAGCGTTGGCTATGAATCCTGAAATTTTGCTTTTTGATGAACCTACTTCCGCTCTAGATCCGGAACTTACCGGAGAGGTACTAAAAACTATTAAACAATTAGCTGATGAAGATATGACCATGATTATTGTGACCCATGAAATGGCTTTTGCAAAGTTTGTATCAGATAAAGTGGTATTTATGGTAGATGGAAAAATTGAAGAAGAAGGAACGAGTGAACAGATTTTTGAAAATCCGAAAAGTGAAAGAACAAAAGCTTTTTTAAATCACACACTTACTTAA
- a CDS encoding efflux RND transporter periplasmic adaptor subunit produces the protein MHVFFRSIWYLLLVISVITVSGCGKPSVAVMTASLSQVPLSIDEDITLEAVHSASVIPMVSGTIISEIPSVGTSVKTGQILFQVDTLSYEEQATNLRAKIAQSYTVKVPAELPIDNSLEASLLKQGIITRAEYNRIQGRKTVESNVNIPDGLSESLQAIEKAILDCSVRAPIDGVVSAVYIGTQKNATAGRPALAIQQETLLSTIIELPSHIDSVVEMAKAQKTLTVSISDGKNVWYAELTKQNKNGENGYSYYKIQVDNPNKEIKVGQSYKLHIETGQTASCYVIPTKSILKNNQIAVVTAEHLIDMRTVVIASTIGDNTLLLDGVKEGEQIVISPTKELQIGTAVTIR, from the coding sequence ATGCATGTTTTTTTTAGAAGTATATGGTATTTACTATTGGTAATATCGGTAATTACCGTTTCAGGGTGTGGAAAGCCTTCTGTTGCAGTGATGACAGCATCTTTGTCACAAGTTCCCTTATCTATTGATGAAGATATAACTTTGGAGGCAGTACATTCTGCATCTGTAATTCCTATGGTATCGGGTACTATCATTTCTGAGATTCCTTCAGTGGGAACATCGGTAAAAACCGGGCAAATTTTGTTTCAAGTAGATACCTTAAGTTATGAAGAACAAGCTACTAATTTACGTGCAAAAATTGCACAAAGTTACACTGTAAAAGTTCCGGCAGAATTGCCTATAGACAATAGCCTAGAAGCTTCTTTACTTAAACAAGGCATTATTACAAGAGCGGAATACAATAGAATTCAAGGACGTAAAACAGTAGAATCAAATGTTAATATACCTGATGGTTTATCAGAATCTTTACAAGCTATTGAAAAAGCCATTTTAGATTGTAGTGTGCGAGCACCGATTGACGGTGTAGTATCTGCTGTATATATAGGAACACAAAAGAATGCTACTGCAGGACGACCTGCTTTAGCTATACAACAGGAAACATTGCTATCTACTATAATAGAATTACCAAGTCATATTGATAGTGTTGTTGAAATGGCAAAAGCACAAAAAACATTAACAGTTAGTATATCAGATGGTAAAAATGTTTGGTATGCAGAGCTTACCAAACAAAATAAAAATGGGGAGAATGGATATAGTTACTATAAGATTCAGGTTGATAATCCCAATAAAGAGATTAAAGTTGGACAATCTTATAAACTTCATATAGAAACGGGACAAACAGCTTCTTGTTATGTAATACCTACAAAATCTATTTTAAAAAACAATCAAATTGCTGTTGTTACTGCAGAACATTTAATTGATATGCGAACAGTAGTTATTGCAAGTACCATAGGGGATAATACACTTTTGCTTGATGGGGTTAAAGAAGGGGAACAAATTGTTATAAGTCCCACTAAGGAACTACAGATAGGAACGGCGGTTACTATACGATGA